Proteins found in one Kluyveromyces marxianus DMKU3-1042 DNA, complete genome, chromosome 2 genomic segment:
- the NUR1 gene encoding Nur1p, which yields MALWKRERKSPTASAQLSPTESAAEEENGDVHNDDLQERKGWFGSLSSMFALPYDWYLSINEDIAVIDWDKKSNTLAWPLGNMLTCVFFAIRLLQDNVISPNIHKLNHSDDAFDFSKSKNLQKYDYFQQYLGTNAAGDSLYYRMLRVLHRIFGFLTYFLLVINLGITYKFLFSYYQTYSIFYWKTIPKSKNVTKKSLHDLNHTYVEDAKRDSLWGMIKYLIFNKNDTAEISKKEHYFELRKWAPSKFLTSLFVSFSPIAYCFLWMTDVTFKTLIPLLVHQYVLWFIVLERYEQKLKDEQILSMSNLAELNSKVIQPKMNVLKQDAMVDATPYNDNLVFFYPAYTTTRSRVFATHSLGGKLIKEKYNFRTNSFEDTEPRRTENFVRFSHQQSLLNGQYARDPYHHSRQPSPRLSPSRYSNAYGGNTPSAPSTPLLAPSQPLHFDHSTMANASRNQNTNMMFNSRRNSHSPMRPQFSNKLHRYADETGYSVSDYPDESNLRGRQSYIDSSPQPNNHELNDERIYDNENNTGNNSPYRNLSRSPFK from the coding sequence atGGCTTTATGGAAACGAGAACGGAAATCTCCAACTGCTTCTGCGCAGTTGAGTCCTACAGAGAGtgcagcagaagaagagaatgGTGATGTCCACAACGATGATctacaagaaagaaaaggatgGTTCGGATCGTTAAGCTCGATGTTTGCACTGCCTTACGATTGGTATTTATCCATCAATGAAGATATTGCAGTTATAGATTGGgacaagaaatcaaataCTCTTGCATGGCCATTAGGGAACATGCTAACATGTGTCTTTTTTGCTATCAGGCTATTACAGGATAATGTTATATCCCCAAACATTCATAAATTAAACCATTCAGATGATGCTTTTGACTTTTCAAAGTCGAAAAACCTCCAGAAATATGATTATTTCCAACAATATCTAGGAACCAACGCTGCCGGTGACAGTTTATACTATAGAATGTTGCGAGTTCTCCATAGAATCTTCGGCTTCCTCACTTACTTCCTCCTCGTTATAAACCTAGGTATAACGTACAAATTCTTATTCTCATATTACCAAACATACTCGATATTCTATTGGAAAACCATTCCCAAATCTAAAAATGTCACGAAAAAGTCATTACATGATTTAAACCATACTTATGTCGAGGATGCAAAGAGAGATTCACTATGGGGAAtgataaaatatttgatattcaataaaaatgacACTGCAGAAATATCGAAAAAGGAGCATTACTTTGAGTTGAGAAAGTGGGCTCCTAGTAAATTTCTCACATCCCTCTTCGTTTCATTCTCACCTATCGCATACTGCTTTTTATGGATGACTGATGTTACTTTTAAAACTTTAATTCCACTACTGGTTCACCAATACGTGCTTTGGTTTATTGTACTTGAAAGATACGAACAAAAGCTTAAAGATGAGCAAATTTTGAGTATGTCAAACCTTGCGGAACTAAATTCTAAAGTTATTCAACCTAAAATGAACGTTTTGAAACAGGATGCAATGGTCGATGCTACACCATATAATGATAATCTAGTGTTCTTTTATCCTGCATATACTACAACTCGGTCGCGTGTCTTTGCTACGCATTCTTTAGGTGGTAAGCTGATCAAAGAGAAATATAATTTCAGGACAAATTCATTTGAAGACACAGAGCCTCGTCGTACCGAGAATTTTGTACGATTTTCGCATCAGCAGAGTTTGTTGAATGGACAATATGCCAGAGATCCTTATCACCATAGTAGGCAGCCTAGTCCACGTTTAAGCCCATCGCGATATTCCAATGCGTATGGAGGCAATACACCTTCTGCACCATCAACTCCGTTGTTGGCTCCATCCCAACCACTACATTTTGATCATTCTACAATGGCAAATGCATCgagaaatcaaaatacaaatatgatgttcaattcaagaagaaattctCATAGTCCAATGAGACCACAGTTCTCTAATAAGCTGCACAGGTATGCAGATGAAACAGGTTATAGCGTTAGTGATTATCCAGACGAAAGTAATCTTCGGGGAAGACAAAGTTATATCGACAGTTCGCCGCAACCAAATAACCATGAATTAAATGATGAAAGAATATATGATAATGAAAACAACACAGGTAACAATTCACCCTATCGTAACTTGTCTCGGTCTCCTTTCAAATAA
- the RIM13 gene encoding Rim13p, whose protein sequence is MSLESSFVAEQHTRPLWKELYEICWSFYVKNHWNADKFKEIIRDVQKSDDPQLIRFLLWFNDARTRTNFNDRFEWLTSFHRGRRYPPLRSDLEVREAWNNLSELDTLVRYGNEPISLYKFDSLVTESFEKITQNVKVNDCSLVCSLINAREKGQLHYYYSKDIMNITFYFNGCSRLVSVLSNSSFPKLTHDGSILTLYSNKIEDRLIELAYFEIKNDRDYNYNGSNTAADTYLITGWIPEIFDIRSTTPGDLRKLVDTDNSMLAIGSEATTNANIPGFHDFVISSIDWDDNSINISNPHTSEPPVSYTWTELLHKFKWLYVNWNPSAKYTTHKRLHDRYLESFNKYPTWTQKPLIKVTNNSSSIQACHLFLERHLYDKDPPNSDLILGELPRSGFTTVEARGNNTGFYNIELTLEPNETRTFFYHSDTKCNLTFHLLANSDNVLISKTKSDITTIESSWNITNNSYPIESSELFKNPAFKLNVNGSDDIFLDLELVSQHLAKVNFEVFETMDYAFQKPLSRNKHYAPQICSESSLRLIPGIEYYVLCSLEYPVETPFILTLRGSSPEYKFNITPYSLAFGGLRYNKSIHFKQKLIIDIQNFTKTYFIIYQSNFAASQKLPTPQLLRIQLYDSETKTIIHDNTLQSHDLSLNPYVLPNIELRPSIYTLEVDCNNSVLTANVGSSHKIDIQSSVTGYGL, encoded by the coding sequence ATGTCTCTTGAGTCTAGCTTTGTTGCAGAACAACATACAAGGCCCTTATGGAAAGAGCTATATGAAATATGTTGGTCCTTTTACGTGAAGAATCACTGGAATGCagataaattcaaagaaatcataAGAGATGTACAAAAGAGCGACGATCCTCAACTCATAAGATTTCTGCTATGGTTTAATGATGCACGGACTCGTACTAATTTTAATGACAGATTTGAGTGGTTGACTTCTTTCCACCGCGGCAGACGTTATCCTCCTTTGCGCTCTGATTTGGAAGTTAGAGAGGCATGGAACAATTTAAGTGAACTTGATACTTTGGTAAGGTACGGAAATGAGCCCATTTCATTATACAAATTTGATTCACTTGTTACTGAGagttttgaaaagattaCTCAGAATGTTAAGGTTAATGATTGCTCATTGGTATGCAGTTTGATAAATGCTCGAGAAAAGGGACAATTGCATTATTACTATTCAAAAGACATTATGAATATcacattttatttcaatgGCTGCTCACGGCTTGTTTCTGTGCTTTCAAATTCGAGTTTCCCAAAGTTAACGCATGATGGTTCCATCTTAACGTTGTACTCTAACAAGATCGAAGACAGATTGATTGAACTAGCATATTTTGAGATTAAAAATGATAGAGATTATAACTACAATGGGTCTAATACAGCAGCAGATACATACTTAATAACAGGATGGATTCCAGAAATATTTGACATTCGCTCTACTACTCCAGGGGATTTGAGAAAACTTGTTGATACTGATAACTCCATGTTAGCAATTGGTAGTGAAGCAACTACAAATGCTAATATACCGGGGTTCCACGATTTTGTGATCTCCTCCATAGACTGGGATGATAATAGTATCAATATCTCTAACCCACATACATCTGAACCACCAGTTTCCTACACTTGGACGGAACTATTGCATAAATTTAAATGGTTATATGTTAACTGGAATCCATCAGCCAAATACACTACTCACAAAAGACTTCATGACAGATATTTGGAGTCTTTTAATAAATACCCTACATGGACACAGAAACCACTGATTAAAGTTACTAACAATTCTTCCTCTATTCAGGCATGTCACTTGTTTTTGGAAAGACATCTATATGACAAGGATCCCCCAAATTCTGACCTCATTTTGGGAGAATTACCTAGGTCAGGGTTCACAACTGTTGAGGCAAGAGGTAATAACACTGGATTTTACAATATAGAGTTGACTTTGGAACCCAACGAAACCagaacttttttttaccaTTCGGATACAAAGTGTAACTTGACATTCCATTTATTAGCAAACTCCGATAACGTTCTCATATCCAAAACGAAAAGCGATATTACTACTATCGAATCAAGTTGGAATATCACTAATAATAGCTACCCCATAGAATCCAGTGAGTTGTTTAAAAATCCGGCATTTAAATTAAACGTGAATGGCTCCGATGATATATTCTTGGACTTGGAGCTTGTGTCTCAACACCTTGCAAAAGTTAACTTCGAGGTTTTCGAAACAATGGATTATGCTTTTCAAAAGCCACtttcaagaaacaaacacTACGCTCCTCAGATTTGTTCTGAAAGTAGCTTAAGGCTAATCCCTGGTATTGAATATTATGTCCTCTGTTCGTTAGAGTATCCTGTTGAAACACCTTTCATTCTTACTCTGCGAGGTTCAAGTCCTGAGTATAAATTTAATATCACACCGTATTCTCTAGCATTTGGTGGATTAAGATACAATAAATCAATTCACTTCAAACAGAAATTAATTATTGACATTCAAAACTTCACAAAGACTTACTTCATAATATACCAGAGCAATTTTGCTGCCTCACAGAAACTTCCTACACCGCAACTGCTCAGAATTCAACTTTACGACAGTGAAACTAAAACTATTATTCATGATAACACTTTGCAAAGTCATGACCTCTCTTTGAATCCATATGTGCTTCCAAATATTGAACTTCGCCCATCTATTTACACACTTGAAGTTGATTGTAACAACTCTGTTCTCACTGCCAACGTTGGATCGTCGCATAAAATTGATATTCAGTCTTCGGTTACTGGGTACGGCTTGTAG
- the RAM1 gene encoding protein farnesyltransferase, with amino-acid sequence MTASLMVKVQKRMSYINRNVLGRKRETIEQEVIEEEEELPEIGNMKINLMTETLQDRETLIEDCLELYDKTSEKPNVLLKGLHKIFLDYAFTHPLPSGFKSLDASQPWLLYWIGNSLKLLNRNWLTADYQKRILSKLWSISPTGGPFNGGKHQLPHLTTNYAAINAIALCDVEHRDDKQEINKQAIYDWLISLKTDGGAFYTVKPVGEQDVRGVYAALTVASLLGIMDEKLIDGVTDFLIRCQSYEGGFGGCPGDEAHGGYTFCAVASLALLDALDKINIQTLMSWCSSRQAREERGLNGRSNKLVDGCYSFWVGGTAAILEAYGYGVCIDKHALKQYILRCCQEEGVPGLRDKPGKQPDYYHTNYVLAGLSICEYSFEATKKNECCTFDITATPLSSSCDVEPINPIFGLPEQDVRRLILQNATSNTM; translated from the coding sequence ATGACAGCAAGCTTGATGGTAAAGGTccagaaaagaatgagTTATATTAACAGGAATGTGCTGGGTAGAAAGAGGGAAACGATTGAGCAAGAAGtgatagaagaagaagaggagtTACCTGAAATTGGCAATATGAAGATAAACTTAATGACTGAAACATTGCAAGACAGAGAAACTTTGATTGAGGATTGCCTAGAATTATATGACAAGACTTCTGAAAAGCCAAATGTTTTGTTAAAAGGTTTACACaagatttttcttgattatGCCTTTACGCATCCTCTACCCTCAGGGTTCAAATCTCTAGATGCATCTCAACCATGGCTATTGTATTGGATTGGTAATAGTTTAAAACTACTAAACCGGAATTGGCTAACAGCTGACTATCAGAAAAGAATTCTAAGCAAGCTATGGTCTATTTCTCCCACTGGTGGACCTTTTAATGGTGGGAAGCATCAATTACCACACTTAACAACTAATTATGCGGCGATCAACGCTATTGCACTCTGCGATGTTGAACACCGCGACGATAAACAGGAAATCAACAAACAAGCTATATATGACTGGCTGATATCCTTGAAAACAGATGGCGGTGCATTCTATACAGTGAAACCAGTGGGTGAGCAGGATGTTAGAGGAGTGTATGCGGCCTTGACAGTTGCATCACTCTTAGGAATTATGGATGAAAAGCTAATAGACGGTGTAACAGATTTCTTGATTCGTTGTCAATCTTACGAGGGCGGCTTCGGTGGTTGCCCAGGAGATGAAGCCCATGGAGGCTACACTTTCTGTGCAGTTGCAAGTTTAGCATTGCTAGATGCCTTAGACAAGATCAATATTCAAACATTAATGTCATGGTGCAGTTCTCGTCAAGCGAGAGAGGAGAGGGGACTTAATGGCAGAAGCAACAAGCTAGTAGATGGATGCTATAGTTTCTGGGTAGGGGGCACAGCAGCCATTTTAGAAGCGTACGGATACGGCGTGTGTATAGATAAACATGCTTTGAAACAATACATCTTAAGATGCTGTCAAGAAGAGGGTGTACCTGGATTAAGAGATAAGCCCGGAAAACAACCCGATTATTACCATACCAATTACGTCTTGGCAGGATTGTCAATATGCGAATACTCATTTGAAGCtacaaagaagaatgagTGCTGTACGTTCGATATAACTGCAACACCTTTGAGCTCCTCTTGCGACGTTGAACCCATAAACCCAATCTTCGGACTACCAGAACAAGACGTCAGAAGGctaattcttcaaaatgCTACAAGCAATACTATGTAA
- the UBX3 gene encoding clathrin-mediated endocytosis regulator UBX3 gives MAFNFFNSSSRGNGVPVAFTPLPGTFSDEADNEDNLESNSNTNGSASDIPRLIKVCLYVPLTILYYVLNLLLTLVGMFKPVSNIFHFYTKKDNHFGDDMATQFVNVIDSLSAYTAANERSGYTFEVLYNIENGVLSKNMLKGGYTDILHKCSNDAKIAILYFFDPLLYDPYEYISKILTTTEFVECVKKYNCLVWFCDVTTPQGLQTANALKVRQFPFLGALAPRSSNKMKLIARVEGPLFDYDFSRFESKLSTYYPTLLEIRRQRQYEEVQRLLREQQDSRFQDSLRRDQERDRAAEEVALKSQWLIWRKSTLAPEPASGGCRVNIRLENERVIRRFDENLPIEEIYAYIALKRAGLLSPNDTNSDEVEGEVQRPNYDYQFDFELYSPVPRTYLEPSTLIKDEDAIYPSGTIIVESAE, from the coding sequence ATGGCTTTCAACTTTTTTAACAGCTCATCTAGAGGAAACGGAGTACCGGTAGCCTTTACACCACTTCCAGGTACATTTTCTGATGAAGCCGACAATGAAGATAATCTGGAATCGAATAGCAATACCAATGGTTCCGCTTCTGATATTCCAAGACTAATCAAAGTGTGTCTTTATGTGCCATTAACAATACTGTATTATGTTCTGAACCTACTGCTAACGCTTGTTGGCATGTTCAAACCAGTGAGCAACATATTCCATTTCTATACAAAAAAGGACAATCATTTCGGCGATGACATGGCCACGCAATTTGTCAATGTCATAGACTCTTTATCTGCATATACTGCTGCCAACGAGAGAAGCGGGTACACGTTTGAAGTGCTATACAATATAGAGAATGGTGTGTTGAGCAAAAACATGCTCAAGGGAGGCTACACGGACATTTTGCATAAGTGTTCCAACGATGCGAAAATTGCCATACtgtatttctttgatcCATTATTATATGACCCATATGAGTATATTAGCAAAATTCTAACTACCACGGAATTTGTGGAGTGTGTCAAGAAGTATAACTGCCTAGTTTGGTTTTGCGATGTAACAACTCCTCAGGGATTGCAAACGGCAAATGCGTTAAAGGTTAGACAGTTCCCATTTCTTGGGGCGCTAGCGCCACGGTCCAGCAATAAGATGAAGCTTATTGCAAGGGTGGAGGGACCGTTGTTTGACTACGATTTCAGTCGGTTTGAGTCAAAGCTATCGACATATTACCCCACGTTACTTGAAATAAGAAGACAAAGACAATACGAAGAGGTGCAAAGGTTGCTCCGTGAGCAACAGGACTCGAGGTTCCAAGATTCGCTAAGGAGAGATCAGGAGAGAGACAGGGCTGCAGAGGAAGTTGCATTAAAGAGCCAATGGCTAATATGGAGGAAGTCTACTTTGGCGCCAGAACCGGCTTCTGGTGGGTGTAGGGTGAACATCAGGCTTGAGAACGAGAGGGTGATTAGGAGGTTCGATGAGAACTTGCCTATTGAAGAGATATATGCGTATATTGCACTAAAAAGGGCAGGCTTGCTATCGCCGAACGATACCAATAGCGACGAAGTAGAAGGAGAAGTTCAGCGGCCCAATTACGATTACCAGTTCGACTTTGAGTTGTACTCCCCAGTGCCACGGACGTACCTCGAGCCCTCGACTCTAATAAAGGACGAGGACGCGATATACCCATCGGGGACAATAATTGTAGAATCCGCCGAATAA
- the SRP14 gene encoding RNA-binding signal recognition particle subunit SRP14: MTEVHQGNKPLTQDAFLEKLPKLFEVSNAQNKTLNLRLKRCIKHDGVTKPAELDAHSHPHSDISKMAESKQLKKQYKANKKTYKLLVMATVGKGTHRTKCVTVVDASELDAFWKRTVSVTKSSMSGLIKKKTKKKKKGKKN; encoded by the coding sequence ATGACAGAAGTACATCAGGGCAACAAGCCATTGACGCAGGATGCGTTCCTGGAGAAACTTCCAAAACTGTTCGAGGTCTCGAACGCACAGAACAAGACGTTGAATCTAAGGTTGAAAAGATGCATCAAGCACGACGGAGTCACGAAACCAGCGGAACTGGACGCCCACTCGCACCCACACTCGGATATATCGAAGATGGCGGAATCGAAACAGCTCAAGAAACAGTACAAGGCAAACAAAAAGACGTATAAACTTCTAGTCATGGCGACAGTGGGCAAGGGCACCCACCGCACGAAGTGTGTCACGGTAGTGGACGCGAGCGAACTTGATGCGTTCTGGAAGCGTACCGTCAGCGTCACGAAGTCGTCGATGAGCGGTTtgatcaaaaagaagacaaaaaagaagaagaagggtaAGAAGAACTGA
- a CDS encoding delta(12) fatty acid desaturase: MSQSQYVTDAETVTENTCRVAVDTHGNVFKVPDYSIKDILGAIPAECYNRSLPRSLSYVARDIIAMVTIGYLTHVVGYPYVKDLHIAARFAYWFAYAFVQGLFGTGLWVLAHECGHQAFSDYGAVNDFVGWILHSYLLVPYFSWKYTHSKHHKATGHITRDMVFVPKTKEKFIKARGVYEDIEEFSEDSPIRTLVELIVQQLGGWLYYLLTNVTGQEYPEVSKWKWNHFWPSAPIFDSKDYIYILLSDLGIITQSLVLKMWYDKFGGWSLFINWFVPYLWVNHWLVFITYLQHTDATMPHYEADQWSFAKGAAATIDRQFGFIGPHIFHDIIETHVLHHYCSRIPFYNARPASEAIKKVMGEHYRYNDENMWVSLWKSARACQYIDDEGSKGVYMFRNVNNIGVGTGKKKN, translated from the coding sequence ATGTCACAATCGCAGTACGTTACGGACGCTGAAACCGTTACCGAAAACACATGCAGAGTCGCTGTTGATACGCACGGGAACGTGTTCAAGGTGCCAGACTACAGCATCAAGGACATCCTCGGGGCAATCCCAGCAGAATGCTACAACAGAAGCTTGCCACGCTCGCTCTCATACGTGGCACGTGACATCATTGCAATGGTTACCATTGGTTATCTTACCCATGTTGTGGGTTACCCGTACGTGAAGGATCTGCACATTGCAGCAAGGTTTGCGTACTGGTTTGCGTATGCGTTCGTGCAGGGTCTGTTCGGGACCGGGCTCTGGGTGCTTGCCCACGAGTGTGGGCACCAGGCCTTCTCCGACTACGGTGCTGTCAATGACTTCGTAGGCTGGATTCTTCACTCTTACTTGCTAGTGCCATACTTCTCGTGGAAGTACACGCATTCGAAGCATCACAAGGCAACGGGCCACATCACCAGGGACATGGTCTTTGTGCCAAAGACCAAGGAGAAGTTCATCAAGGCCCGTGGCGTTTATGAGGACATTGAAGAGTTCTCGGAAGATTCCCCAATCAGAACTCTAGTCGAATTGATCGTCCAGCAATTGGGTGGATGGCTATACTACTTGCTCACCAACGTTACTGGGCAAGAGTACCCAGAAGTGTCTAAGTGGAAATGGAACCATTTCTGGCCTTCTGCTCCTATCTTCGACAGCAAGGACTACATCTACATTCTCTTGTCCGACTTGGGTATCATTACTCAGTCTTTGGTCTTGAAAATGTGGTACGACAAGTTTGGCGGATGGTCACTATTCATCAACTGGTTTGTCCCATACCTCTGGGTCAACCACTGGTTGGTCTTCATCACTTACCTACAACACACAGATGCAACTATGCCACATTACGAAGCAGACCAATGGTCCTTCGCTAAGGGTGCCGCTGCCACCATCGACAGACAATTCGGTTTCATCGGTCCTCACATCTTCCATGATATCATTGAGACTCACGTCCTACACCACTACTGCTCCAGAATTCCATTCTACAACGCTAGACCAGCTTCTGAGGCTATCAAGAAGGTCATGGGCGAACACTACCGTTACAACGACGAAAACATGTGGGTTTCTCTATGGAAGAGTGCCAGAGCTTGTCAAtatattgatgatgaaggcTCTAAGGGTGTCTACATGTTCAGAAACGTCAACAATATCGGTGTTGGAACcggaaagaagaagaactag
- the STP3 gene encoding zinc finger protein STP4 produces MDVLTHSNISPTDNAQAIQLPPISSFDSLIKSGAKHTNNSRSGLNTNGNANVNANVNVNVNVNASMRIGPHSPASSITTPINCASGSYAHRASIASIMTNNSMSPRTSTDHVANLNGPNFNDSSVSGTPVLPGKPNSTSSGSGKGLSDNLLSYQFGSTGSSPSAQAYRASVSLSHSNSFVLPHDQSQSQSQAQSQQTVPKLNAGFSNLDVLLDQNGHNTQVHQFVSVRNAHSLPGTHQIIPPIPLIQNHSTSSPTSCSTTSSSVVSTPSVSTASSSITGDVSSSSSLLANDSTAKLSTGTTSSPNMVVKKQPRKKKQCPLCGLFFSNLSTHKSTHLSPETRPFKCEVCSRGFARSNDLIRHKKLHWKDELNQESMDFVEKLKCLHELKGTYKCPFNSNLINLDLGLKGSGVETSDLPFETSNCHSTGIFSRCDTFKNHLKALHFEYPPGTKKKDRSKVAGHCKHCGQKFDNIEIWLKNHVGKECGYNFKD; encoded by the coding sequence ATGGACGTTTTAACTCACTCAAATATCAGTCCGACGGACAATGCACAAGCGATCCAACTGCCACCAATCTCGTCATTCGACAGCCTGATAAAATCCGGTGCCAAACACACGAACAATTCCCGTTCCGGCTTAAATACAAATGGTAATGCCAACGTCAACGCCAATGTCAATGTCAATGTCAATGTCAATGCGTCCATGCGGATTGGCCCACATAGCCCTGCTTCCAGCATCACTACGCCCATCAATTGTGCCAGCGGCAGTTACGCTCATCGTGCTTCTATCGCATCGATAATGACTAATAATAGCATGAGCCCGCGCACAAGTACTGATCACGTGGCCAATTTGAACGGACCCAACTTCAACGATTCCAGTGTGTCGGGCACCCCAGTCCTGCCTGGGAAGCCCAACAGCACATCTAGTGGCTCTGGCAAGGGCCTTTCCGATAACCTTTTATCTTACCAATTCGGAAGCACCGGTTCCAGTCCATCTGCTCAGGCATACCGTGCCTCTGTCAGTCTCAGTCACAGCAATAGTTTCGTGCTACCCCATGACCAGTCGCAGTCGCAATCGCAGGCCCAGTCCCAACAGACAGTGCCCAAGTTGAACGCAGGATTTTCAAATTTGGACGTGCTGCTGGATCAGAATGGTCATAATACCCAGGTACATCAATTCGTGAGCGTGCGGAACGCACACTCTCTCCCCGGTACACATCAGATTATCCCTCCTATTCCACTGATACAGAACCATTCCACTTCAAGCCCAACTTCATGCTCGACTACTTCATCCTCTGTAGTTTCTACCCCTTCTGTTTCTACtgcctcttcttccatCACCGGTGACGTctcatcatcgtcgtctCTTTTAGCAAATGACAGTACCGCAAAGCTCAGTACTGGTACAACCTCGAGTCCAAATATGGTGGTGAAGAAGCAACctagaaagaagaaacaatgTCCTCTCTGTGGCCTATTCTTCTCTAATTTGTCCACACATAAGTCCACACATTTATCTCCAGAAACCAGACCTTTCAAGTGCGAAGTTTGTTCTCGTGGGTTTGCAAGATCGAACGATTTAATCAGACACAAGAAATTGCATTGGAAGGATGAACTAAACCAGGAATCGATGGATTTTGTAGAGAAACTGAAATGTTTACATGAATTGAAAGGCACTTACAAATGTCCCTTTAACTCTAACCTAATTAATTTGGATCTAGGACTGAAGGGATCAGGGGTAGAAACATCGGACTTACCCTTTGAAACCTCAAACTGTCATTCAACAGGTATATTTTCTCGTTGTGATACTTTCAAGAACCACTTGAAAGCATTGCACTTTGAATATCCCCCAGgaaccaagaagaaggataGATCTAAAGTAGCAGGTCACTGCAAACATTGTGGGCAGAAGTTTGATAACATCGAAATATGGTTGAAAAACCATGTCGGAAAGGAATGCGGTTACAATTTCAAGGATTGA
- the ARC35 gene encoding Arc35p: MLYLKPYNLLIQKTLTEALDAYRSGSPLTLDRIVSDFDYTTLHICNNAGDKENLLVSIRTKATQSSNESGGELFGFLRTKFEKFPGLSLSSDQKEAGYDFTLVVNLATITAESIVQVSLFKILVMAYPFYLAFGQSAELSQLNEFEQVEKSKEAKAMVIKYRDDENIYIKPSFDRITVIFETIFQDETDKVFGKVFLQEFVDARKRNRSIQSAPQVLFSHEPPLEIQGVVRHEPAAAGKKKSSRRFITFVLFPRHYASEELMFSSVSQLALFRNYFHYHIKCAKAYMHSRMRYRVDTFIKVLNRAKLDDENENDSRRTITGRKMVY; the protein is encoded by the coding sequence ATGCTATATCTCAAGCCATACAACTTGTTGATTCAGAAGACCTTGACAGAGGCATTGGATGCCTACAGAAGTGGATCTCCATTAACTCTAGACAGAATTGTTTCTGATTTCGACTACACCACTTTACACATTTGCAATAACGCTGGCGATAAAGAGAACTTACTAGTGTCAATTAGAACCAAGGCAACTCAATCAAGCAATGAAAGTGGGGGCGAACTATTCGGGTTTCTACGTACCAAGTTCGAAAAGTTTCCAGGTTTGAGCCTTAGCTCCGATCAAAAAGAGGCAGGCTACGACTTTACTCTTGTAGTGAATCTAGCTACAATTACCGCAGAATCTATTGTCCAAGTATCGCTCTTCAAGATTCTTGTCATGGCTTACCCATTCTACTTGGCGTTTGGCCAGAGCGCTGAGCTTTCCCAGTTGAATGAATTTGAACAAGTGGAAAAATCCAAAGAGGCCAAGGCTATGGTCATCAAGTACAGGGACGATGAAAACATCTATATAAAGCCTTCTTTTGACCGTATCACTGTTATATTCGAGACTATTTTCCAAGATGAAACGGATAAAGTGTTTGGGAAAGTGTTTTTGCAAGAATTCGTCGAtgcaagaaagagaaacagaTCCATCCAGTCTGCTCCACAAGTGTTGTTCTCTCACGAACCACCGCTAGAAATCCAAGGCGTTGTGCGCCATGAGCCAGCCGCAGcaggcaagaagaagtcaagCAGGAGATTTATCACTTTTGTCTTGTTCCCACGTCACTATGCATCCGAGGAATTGATGTTTTCGTCCGTGTCGCAACTAGCCCTATTTAGAAACTACTTCCACTACCATATCAAGTGTGCCAAGGCCTACATGCACTCTAGAATGAGATACCGTGTGGATACGTTTATAAAGGTGTTGAACAGGGCCAAGCTCGACGACGAAAACGAGAATGATTCCCGTAGAACGATAACCGGTAGAAAAATGGTGTACTAA